CTTTTTCCAGATAAGTTTCCACCAGGTGGCTACAATGAAAAACTAAAAAAGTACGGGGTAGAGTTCTACAATCCACAAGTTATATTGAAAAGACTGAATTTTAAGGATTTTATAGACTTATACGCACTAATAACATACATACCTTTAGATGTGAAAACTCCCTTTGTACAAGACCTCATAGACGAGATTCTTAGCATTGACCCTCTTGATACAAAGATCTCGTTATACAAAAAAATAAAAGAAATATTTAAGAGTTTAGGCCCTTACGAAAAACAGATGGTGGAACTTCAATTGAAAAATATATCTTACTACCATTATAGGCTCATGAGCAAAGGAACGATTAAAGGCGTTATTATCGATGGTAGTAACGTTGTAAGGTACAACGATCAAGAAAGCATAGTTAGATTGGTTGATTTACTGGATAATCTCTACATAGAAAATATGACGTTTTTCCCTGCAATAATAGTATTCGACAAAAACATTGAATACGTTTTAAAAAGTGAAGATGACAAGGACATTTTAAACAAAATGTCCGAAAAAAAGAGAATTTACTTTGAATCACCTGCAGATGAATTGATCGTTCATTTTAGTAATAAACTTGGTTATTACATGATTTCACAGGATAAATTTAATGAATATCGGTTTGATAAAGATAAATTACTGGAACTGCGGAGGTTTGTAGATGAGTGAACAAAGTTTCAACTTAGAGCAATATGACTACGAGTTACCTGAAGAGCTTATAGCCCAAGAACCTGTTGAACCAAGAGATAGCTGTAAGTTGATGGTGCTAAATAGAAGAGTAAAAAGTATCGAACACAAAGTTTTTAGGGATATAAAAAATTATTTACGACCCGGCGATTTGCTTGTTTTAAACAATACCAGGGTTATCCCTGCAAGATTGTACGGCAAAAAGGAAACAGGTGCTAAAGTTGAAGTTTTACTTTTAGAAAAAGATGGAAACGATAAAACATGGAAAGCTTTGGTAAAGCCAGGTGGAAAGATAAAAAAAGGCAACAAACTTATCTTTGAAGATGATTTAGTTTGCACAGTAGTAGAACATTTGGAAGACGGATCTAGAATTTTAGAATTTGACGATCCCAACTTTTTCTCAAAATTGCCAAAAATTGGCGAAGTCCCTTTACCGCCTTATATTAAAAAACAGATCGATGATCCAGAAAAATATCAAACTACCTACGCAAAAAACAATGGTGCGGTGGCTGCACCAACAGCTGGTTTACATTTCACACAAGAGTTAATAGACGAGCTCACTGATTACGGCGTAAATTTCACTGAAGTTACTCTTCATGTCGGTTTGGGAACCTTCAGACCCGTTAAGGAGCCAGACATAAGGAACCACCTAATACATGAAGAGTATTATACTGTGCCAAAAAGTGTACTTCACGATATAGTTAGAGCCAAAGCTGATGGTAAAAGGGTCATAGCCACAGGAACAACGGTTGTTAGAACGCTCGAAACTATTGCCAGAAATCCTGACAAACTCGCTGGTAGAACAGATCTATATATTTACCCACCATTTGAATTTAAAATAATTGATGCCCTAATCACCAATTTTCATCTCCCTAAATCTTCACTTCTTTTTCTAGTTTCAGCGTTTGCTGGTCATGATTTTATAATGAACTCATATGAAATTGCAAAAGAAAAGAAATATCGCTTCTTTTCCTTTGGTGACGCAATGTTCATTATGTAATTTTTTGAATATTAAAGTTTATTAAATATCAGACGATAAAAAAGTGAATAATAATTTCAAGGTCGGGTGATATTATGGGAATATCAAACATTGGGGGTAAAGAAGATTTTTCCATTAACAATCCTATAGCCAATAGACAGCACTTTGAAATGGCGAAAGCCAATCTGAGAAATCCTGAAAATTCAAACCAGCCGATCCAAAAAGAAGAAGTTATGCCAGATGAACTTGACAAAGTCACAAAAATAATTGAAGATAGATTAAAAAAGTTATCCAAAATTTTCAAAGGAGAGGCGAAGTTTGAAATAGAAAGGGAGTTGGATATTATTATTGTAAAAATTATAGATAAAGACAGCAAGGAAATTATAAGACAAATACCACCTGAAGTGTCCGTGAAACTTGCCAAAGCCCTAAACGATGTTCAAGGAATATTACTTGATGAAATAGCATAATTATTAACGTTTGAATGTTCTATAAACCAATTCGGCGACATCATTATAAGATAAAATTAGATGCAACTTTCTTCTTACCTCCTTTGAGCCTTTAATACCAGAAAAGTATTTCATTAATACTTTTCTGAATTTTTTTACTGCATAAACCTCTGAACCATAGAACTCAATCGTAAGTTTCAAGTGCTCTAAACAAGTATCTATTCTCTCATCTAAAGTTGGATTATAATTATTCTTTGTGAATATCCAAGGGTTACCAATAGCGCCCCTTGCAACTAAAACAAAATCTGCACCATAATTCAACAAATAATCATCTATATCTTTTTTACTAAACACATCACCGCTTGCTCCTAAAGGAATGTTGATCTTCCCCTTTAAATTTTTTATTACTTCTCTATTTGCAATTCCACTGTACATTTGCGACCTGGTTCTACCATGAACAATAATATAATCAGAACCTGCTTCTTGGACTGTTTGAGCCACTTCTTCAATATTTATTTGATCGTATCCTAATCTTACCTTTACTCCTACGGGTAAATCAATACTCTTTTTAAGAGTAAAAACGATATCTCCCAATAATTTTGGATTTTTCAATAAAGCAGCCCCTGAACCTTTTTTCACTACT
This DNA window, taken from Petrotoga miotherma DSM 10691, encodes the following:
- the queA gene encoding tRNA preQ1(34) S-adenosylmethionine ribosyltransferase-isomerase QueA, translated to MSEQSFNLEQYDYELPEELIAQEPVEPRDSCKLMVLNRRVKSIEHKVFRDIKNYLRPGDLLVLNNTRVIPARLYGKKETGAKVEVLLLEKDGNDKTWKALVKPGGKIKKGNKLIFEDDLVCTVVEHLEDGSRILEFDDPNFFSKLPKIGEVPLPPYIKKQIDDPEKYQTTYAKNNGAVAAPTAGLHFTQELIDELTDYGVNFTEVTLHVGLGTFRPVKEPDIRNHLIHEEYYTVPKSVLHDIVRAKADGKRVIATGTTVVRTLETIARNPDKLAGRTDLYIYPPFEFKIIDALITNFHLPKSSLLFLVSAFAGHDFIMNSYEIAKEKKYRFFSFGDAMFIM
- a CDS encoding flagellar protein FlaG encodes the protein MGISNIGGKEDFSINNPIANRQHFEMAKANLRNPENSNQPIQKEEVMPDELDKVTKIIEDRLKKLSKIFKGEAKFEIERELDIIIVKIIDKDSKEIIRQIPPEVSVKLAKALNDVQGILLDEIA
- a CDS encoding tRNA dihydrouridine synthase; this translates as MLENQIGLAPMADYTDYPFREICRRFGADFTFTEMISVDSIIRENEKVEKMLPQKDEANIGVQLFGNDATKFVEEAKAVQSLASWIDINAACPVNKVVKKGSGAALLKNPKLLGDIVFTLKKSIDLPVGVKVRLGYDQINIEEVAQTVQEAGSDYIIVHGRTRSQMYSGIANREVIKNLKGKINIPLGASGDVFSKKDIDDYLLNYGADFVLVARGAIGNPWIFTKNNYNPTLDERIDTCLEHLKLTIEFYGSEVYAVKKFRKVLMKYFSGIKGSKEVRRKLHLILSYNDVAELVYRTFKR